A genomic region of Anaerolineales bacterium contains the following coding sequences:
- a CDS encoding aminopeptidase: MADPRVEKLAQTLVNYSVRVKPGDWVVIFANPLAEELAGEVLRHTLRAGGNPTLLSGLGSTQRIFFEEANDEQLKWLSPFDSLPFEKADVFINLDASENTRSLSMVDSQKQQARSAARREIMQAYMRRSATGELRWTLTRFPCNAYAQEADMSLSDYQDFVYRACKVDQPDPVALWNEIENDQQRLVDWLAGRKQVHLRGANIDIQMSIEGRTFINSTATHNMPGSEIFTGPVEDSVQGWVNYTYPAIHLGREVEGVRLEFKDGKVVKASAEKNQDYLNKMLDMDAGSRFVGELGIGTNYSIDRFTKSILYDEKIGGTIHMALGMSYPETGGKNQSSLHWDMICDMRQDSEITVDGDLFYKNGQFQV; this comes from the coding sequence ATGGCAGACCCGCGCGTAGAAAAATTAGCTCAAACTCTAGTGAATTACTCCGTGAGAGTAAAACCCGGCGATTGGGTGGTGATTTTTGCCAACCCGCTGGCGGAAGAACTGGCCGGCGAAGTGCTGCGCCACACCCTGCGTGCCGGCGGCAACCCTACCCTGCTCTCGGGCTTGGGCTCGACCCAGCGGATCTTTTTTGAAGAAGCCAATGACGAGCAGCTAAAGTGGCTTTCGCCCTTCGATAGCCTGCCTTTCGAGAAGGCGGATGTGTTTATTAATCTCGACGCGTCCGAAAACACGCGCAGCCTGAGCATGGTCGATAGCCAGAAGCAGCAAGCCCGCTCCGCCGCGCGGCGTGAGATCATGCAAGCCTATATGCGCCGCAGCGCCACCGGTGAACTGCGCTGGACGCTGACACGCTTCCCCTGTAACGCTTACGCCCAAGAGGCGGATATGAGCCTGAGTGATTATCAGGATTTTGTATACCGCGCCTGCAAGGTGGATCAGCCCGATCCGGTAGCCTTGTGGAACGAAATCGAGAATGACCAACAGCGCCTGGTGGATTGGTTGGCTGGCCGTAAGCAGGTGCACCTGCGTGGCGCCAATATCGACATTCAGATGTCGATCGAGGGGCGCACCTTCATCAACTCCACTGCCACCCACAACATGCCCGGTTCAGAGATCTTCACTGGCCCGGTGGAAGACTCCGTGCAGGGCTGGGTGAATTACACCTACCCCGCCATTCACCTCGGCCGTGAAGTGGAAGGCGTGCGCTTGGAGTTCAAAGATGGCAAAGTGGTTAAGGCCAGCGCCGAAAAGAACCAAGACTACCTGAACAAGATGTTGGATATGGATGCGGGCTCACGCTTCGTAGGTGAGCTGGGCATTGGCACCAATTACAGCATTGATCGCTTCACCAAGAGCATCCTGTATGATGAAAAGATCGGTGGCACGATCCACATGGCGTTGGGGATGAGCTATCCCGAGACTGGGGGCAAAAACCAATCCTCGCTGCACTGGGACATGATCTGCGATATGCGCCAGGATAGCGAGATCACCGTGGATGGTGACCTGTTCTACAAGAACGGGCAGTTCCAAGTCTAG
- the rplT gene encoding 50S ribosomal protein L20 — translation MARVKTGITRRKRHQKVLSETKGQFGSRSKLYKRASEARLKSLAYAYRDRRNKKRDLRGLWIMRINAAARLNGVSYSQLMNGMRKANIEINRKMLSDIAVRDAAAFKAVVAQAKLS, via the coding sequence ATGGCACGAGTAAAGACTGGTATTACCCGCCGCAAGCGGCATCAAAAGGTCTTGAGCGAGACCAAGGGCCAATTTGGCTCACGCTCCAAGCTGTACAAGCGTGCCAGTGAAGCGCGCCTGAAGAGCCTGGCCTATGCCTACCGCGACCGCCGCAACAAGAAGCGCGATCTGCGCGGCTTGTGGATCATGCGCATCAACGCGGCTGCCCGCCTGAACGGGGTGAGCTACAGCCAACTGATGAACGGCATGCGCAAGGCCAATATCGAGATCAATCGTAAGATGCTCTCCGATATCGCGGTGCGCGATGCCGCCGCCTTCAAAGCTGTGGTAGCCCAGGCGAAGCTCAGCTAA
- a CDS encoding 50S ribosomal protein L35 translates to MKTHKSTAKRFRLTGSGKLVRTKGGKSHLRRRTSARTKAKFTEMIPVQGKALQKRIRQLAPYMSKYRANPATRTAK, encoded by the coding sequence ATGAAGACGCACAAGTCCACCGCCAAGCGCTTTCGCTTGACGGGTTCGGGCAAGCTGGTGCGCACCAAGGGCGGCAAGAGCCACTTGCGCCGCCGCACCTCGGCGCGCACCAAGGCCAAATTCACCGAGATGATTCCGGTGCAGGGCAAAGCCCTGCAGAAGCGCATCCGCCAGTTGGCGCCGTACATGAGCAAGTACCGCGCCAACCCGGCCACGCGCACGGCGAAGTAG
- the infC gene encoding translation initiation factor IF-3, producing MPGANLCQENKHISTSEYRVNRAIRVKEVRLIDADGENRGIVPIEEALQIAAEAGLDLIEVAPNSKPPVCRVVSYGKFTYERTKKEREARKAQKKVEIKEIRLRPKTTEHHRGFKTKAARGWLKEGKKVKVRIRFRGRERDYPEIALQDLKEIAAELQDISIIEQAPEFEGRTLLMVLAPNENAAKEAAKSEAKDVKEEPATETSAEE from the coding sequence CTGCCGGGGGCGAATTTGTGCCAGGAGAATAAGCACATCAGTACATCTGAGTACCGTGTAAACAGAGCCATTCGGGTCAAAGAAGTCCGCCTGATCGATGCGGACGGCGAGAACCGTGGAATTGTGCCCATCGAAGAAGCGCTCCAGATCGCCGCAGAGGCGGGCCTGGACCTGATTGAGGTTGCGCCCAACTCCAAGCCGCCCGTGTGCCGTGTGGTGAGTTACGGTAAGTTTACGTACGAGCGCACCAAGAAAGAGCGCGAGGCGCGTAAGGCCCAGAAAAAGGTCGAGATCAAGGAAATTCGTCTGCGACCGAAGACCACCGAGCATCACCGTGGGTTTAAGACCAAGGCGGCGCGCGGTTGGTTGAAAGAAGGCAAGAAGGTCAAGGTACGTATCCGCTTCCGCGGCCGCGAGCGTGACTATCCTGAGATTGCGTTGCAGGATCTCAAGGAGATTGCCGCTGAATTGCAGGACATTTCGATTATCGAGCAGGCCCCTGAGTTTGAAGGGCGCACGCTGCTGATGGTACTGGCCCCCAATGAGAACGCTGCGAAAGAAGCAGCCAAATCAGAGGCCAAAGACGTAAAAGAAGAACCTGCGACGGAAACCAGCGCAGAGGAATAG
- a CDS encoding flavin reductase family protein, with protein sequence MTETTPSHPIPNLLRRMPYGFYALGSQHNGDRNVMVFNWITQVSFEPQLLAIGLQTSAHSYGLVAASRKLAISLFLAEDSELIKPFTKSRAKNPDKMNDAKVFAAPLSAAPVVSGAAGYLEGEVTQIVETGGDHNIVIAKVIGGEVLKLGEAKDSLSLVGLGWSYAG encoded by the coding sequence ATGACCGAAACCACACCCTCTCACCCGATCCCTAACCTGCTGCGGCGCATGCCGTATGGCTTTTATGCGCTGGGCAGCCAACATAATGGCGATCGCAATGTAATGGTTTTCAACTGGATCACCCAAGTCTCCTTCGAACCGCAGCTGCTCGCCATTGGCTTGCAGACCAGCGCCCATAGCTACGGCCTGGTGGCGGCCTCGCGCAAACTGGCGATCAGCCTGTTCCTGGCCGAGGACAGTGAACTGATCAAGCCATTCACCAAAAGCCGCGCCAAGAATCCGGATAAGATGAACGACGCCAAGGTATTTGCTGCGCCGCTCAGCGCAGCCCCGGTGGTAAGCGGCGCAGCGGGCTACCTGGAGGGTGAAGTCACCCAGATCGTCGAAACGGGCGGCGACCATAACATCGTCATCGCCAAAGTGATTGGCGGCGAGGTATTGAAGCTCGGCGAGGCCAAGGACAGCCTAAGCCTGGTGGGCTTAGGCTGGAGTTACGCCGGGTAG
- a CDS encoding response regulator translates to MSAPYALVVDDDQAVAGIFQRALQDSGYRAEVMDNGHKAQAQLVFTTPDLVLLDLHIPTLSGEIILRQLRGHLRFANTRVVITTGDARALGRFGGLADEVLLKPVGYEQICQLARHYLSILV, encoded by the coding sequence ATGAGCGCACCGTATGCGTTGGTCGTAGATGATGACCAGGCTGTCGCTGGCATCTTCCAGCGCGCCTTGCAAGACAGTGGCTACCGTGCCGAGGTGATGGATAACGGGCACAAGGCCCAGGCACAGTTGGTCTTCACCACACCCGATCTGGTTCTGTTGGATCTGCACATCCCCACCTTGTCTGGTGAGATCATCTTGCGCCAGTTGCGCGGCCATCTGCGCTTCGCCAACACCCGTGTGGTCATCACCACCGGCGATGCGCGTGCGCTGGGGCGCTTTGGCGGCCTGGCAGATGAAGTGCTGCTGAAACCAGTCGGCTACGAACAGATTTGCCAACTGGCGCGGCACTACTTATCGATCCTGGTCTAA